One Marinifilum sp. JC120 genomic window carries:
- a CDS encoding glycine/betaine ABC transporter substrate-binding protein, translating to MKSWIIKIALLLCIVVFIPATASAGDKIKFGVPPWPGVTVKSNVVVQLLSAMGYESEMLEVGPPIIYKSMTQNDMDVFLAGWTPQQNPMLDPLVEKGQAVKVRTNLSDALIGMCVSKQAWDGGVRSVDDLNKHAAKFDKTIYDIEPGSGMHTAVEGMIKNNIGQLKEWEHVGTTTPVMLAEAQSRIKSNKWVVFGCWKPHWMTVQMDIRFLEGVPGTEDLISSCDVYTVTRAGFAKEYPQIQKMLENFTVSAQTQSEWINDHGYKNQEAADVASNWIANNLTVVKKWLANVKTADGNDAFEAVKAKYSK from the coding sequence ATGAAATCTTGGATTATCAAGATTGCCCTTTTGTTATGTATTGTAGTATTCATTCCCGCCACTGCATCTGCTGGCGATAAAATTAAATTCGGTGTTCCACCATGGCCCGGAGTCACAGTTAAAAGCAACGTTGTCGTACAGCTGCTCTCAGCAATGGGCTATGAAAGCGAAATGCTCGAAGTCGGCCCTCCTATTATATATAAGAGCATGACACAAAATGATATGGACGTATTTCTTGCAGGGTGGACTCCACAACAAAACCCCATGCTCGATCCTTTGGTAGAGAAAGGTCAGGCAGTCAAGGTGCGCACAAACTTGAGCGATGCCCTTATCGGCATGTGTGTTTCAAAACAGGCATGGGACGGAGGAGTACGCTCTGTTGACGACCTGAATAAACACGCCGCTAAATTCGACAAAACCATTTACGATATTGAACCCGGATCAGGCATGCATACAGCCGTGGAAGGTATGATCAAAAATAATATCGGCCAGCTTAAAGAATGGGAACATGTCGGCACAACCACTCCGGTTATGCTCGCCGAAGCTCAAAGCCGTATTAAAAGCAACAAGTGGGTTGTTTTCGGTTGCTGGAAACCTCATTGGATGACAGTTCAGATGGACATTCGTTTCCTTGAAGGAGTTCCCGGAACAGAAGACCTGATCAGTTCATGCGACGTGTACACTGTAACCCGCGCAGGATTTGCTAAAGAATATCCCCAGATTCAGAAAATGCTCGAAAACTTCACGGTTTCCGCCCAGACCCAAAGCGAATGGATTAACGATCACGGATATAAAAATCAGGAAGCTGCGGATGTTGCCTCCAATTGGATTGCAAACAACCTGACGGTAGTAAAAAAATGGCTGGCAAACGTCAAAACAGCCGATGGTAACGACGCTTTTGAAGCAGTTAAAGCCAAGTATAGTAAATAA